One window of the Esox lucius isolate fEsoLuc1 chromosome 8, fEsoLuc1.pri, whole genome shotgun sequence genome contains the following:
- the soat1 gene encoding sterol O-acyltransferase 1: MKCEDGQFSHCRRSPQMPAFPEQNDMGGKGIGETSNGETHCNGEIHNNGKMESEQLLSKKLQLKRKAEHLKSGLMKQFDCQVLEFMDSLIEESASLEPAPVPAVFSPLSDKEQSKLRHLQGSTQGHGKQFVVRRSLLDELFEVNHIRTIYHMFIALLILFIISTLVVDFIDEGRLVLDFDLLVYVFGQFPLVVITWICMFLSVLVVPYSLFHSWASHYHESSPSSAHSLLLGSLFLLYQGLGLGFLPTFVVVRNGFPPASCFIIILEQVRLMMKAYSFIRENVPKVLALAKDKSNSSPVSTVIPQLSNYIYFLFAPTLIYRDKYPRNPIIRWSYVATKFLQVLGCLFYAYYVFVRLCIPQFRSISRQLFDPRAMVLCVFNSILPGVLVLFLAFFAFLHCWLNAFAEMLRFADRMFYKDWWNSTSFANYYRTWNVVVHDWLYYYVYCDFLWMSRKRFRAGGMFLVFTVSAVVHEYILAICFGFFYPVLFCLFMCFGMVFNFVLHDRRKGPIWNVIMWTALFLGQGVIICLYSQEWYAQRYCPVEEPSFLQLLKPRSWSCHLHTKPAVDS, encoded by the exons ATGAAGTGCGAAGATGGCCAATTCTCGCATTGCCGCAGATCACCCCAGATGCCCGCCTTTCCAGAACAGAACGACATGGGTGGAAAGGGCATTGGAGAGACAAGCAATGGAGAGACCCATTGCAATGGAGAAATCCACAACAATG GAAAAATGGAGTCGGAGCAACTCCTCAGCAAGAAACTCCAACTGAAGAGAAAAGCGGAG caCTTGAAGTCTGGCCTGATGAAGCAGTTTGACTGCCAGGTGTTGGAGTTCATGGACAGTCTGATAGAGGAGTCGGCCAGCCTGGAGCCTGCTCCTGTCCCTGCTGTTTTCTCCCCTCTGTCTGATAAGGAGCAGAGTAAGCTTAG GCATCTTCAAGGATCAACTCAGGGCCACGGTAAACAGTTTGTGGTCCGTAGGTCATTGTTAGA TGAACTGTTTGAAGTGAACCACATCCGGACCATCTACCACATGTTCATAGCCCTGctcatcctcttcatcatcagCACTCTAGTCGTCGACTTCATTGATGAAGGCAG GCTTGTGCTCGACTTTGACCTGCTGGTCTATGTGTTCGGACAGTTCCCCCTGGTAGTCATTACCTGGATCTGCATGTTCCTGTCTGTGCTCGTGGTACCCTATAGCCTGTTCCACTCCTGGGCCTCTCACTACCACGAGTCAAGTCCCAGCAGCGCTCACTCTCTACTGCTGGGCTCTCTGTTTCTGCTGTACCAGGGCCTGGGCCTGGGCTTCCTGCCCACCTTTGTGGTGGTGAGGAACGGCTTTCCCCCTGCATCCTGCTTCATCATCATCCTGGAGCAG GTGCGTCTGATGATGAAGGCCTACTCTTTTATCAGGGAGAATGTCCCCAAAGTTCTGGCTTTGGCAAAAGACAAAAGCA ACTCCTCCCCAGTCTCAACGGTCATCCCACAGCTGAGCAACTACATCTACTTCCTCTTTGCTCCCACCCTTATCTACAGAGATAAATATCCCAG AAATCCCATCATCAGATGGAGCTATGTGGCAACTAAATTTCTACAG GTTCTAGGCTGTCTCTTCTATGCCTACTATGTGTTTGTGCGCCTCTGCATCCCTCAGTTCCGTAGCATCAGCCGGCAGTTGTTTGACCCGCGGGCCATGGTCCTGTGCGTGTTTAACTCTATCCTGCCAG GAGTTCTGGTTCTCTTCTTAGCTTTTTTTGCCTTCCTGCACTGCTGGCTCAACGCTTTTGCTGAGATGCTGCGGTTTGCTGACAGGATGTTTTACAAG GATTGGTGGAACTCTACATCTTTTGCCAATTACTACCGCACCTGGAATGTGGTTGTTCATGACTGGCTGTACTACTATGTATATTGTGACTTCCTATGG ATGTCAAGGAAGAGGTTTCGTGCGGGAGGCATGTTTTTGGTGTTCACTGTGTCTGCTGTGGTGCATGAGTACATCCTGGCTATCTGCTTCGGCTTCTTCTACCCAGTACTCTTCTGCCTATTCATGTGCTTTGGAA TGGTGTTCAACTTTGTTCTTCATGACCGGAGAAAAGGACCAATTTGGAATGTGATCATGTGGACCGCTCTGTTCCTGGGTCAGGGGGTTATCATATGCCTCTACTCCCAGGAGTGGTACGCACAGCGCTACTGCCCTGTAGAGGAG cCATCTTTCCTACAGCTGCTGAAACCGCGATCCTGGAGCTGTCATCTGCACACTAAGCCAGCAGTGGACTCTTGA